In Deltaproteobacteria bacterium HGW-Deltaproteobacteria-18, a single genomic region encodes these proteins:
- a CDS encoding twin-arginine translocase TatA/TatE family subunit, whose amino-acid sequence MFGIGIPELLIILVIVLVIFGANKLPEIGSGMGRAIKNFKKATGEPEEIDVTPKSDSKDASDKKE is encoded by the coding sequence ATGTTTGGCATTGGTATCCCTGAGCTTCTAATAATACTGGTCATCGTCCTGGTCATTTTCGGGGCCAACAAGTTGCCTGAAATCGGTTCAGGTATGGGCCGCGCCATAAAAAACTTCAAGAAAGCCACCGGCGAACCTGAAGAAATCGACGTCACACCCAAATCCGATTCCAAGGACGCATCCGACAAGAAAGAATGA
- a CDS encoding DNA-binding protein, giving the protein MSKEQLGKRIKRFREMNEISLEELAQRTGLEIAFLKSLEDDSVYPSLGPLLKVARGLGVRMGTFLDDELGQDPLIVRLGEREEGLSMLGGKGCSVDMKFYSLGKGKTDRHMEPFFVELMPAACDETKLSSHEGEEFIVVHEGSIEITYGKDVLTLGKGDSIYLNSIVPHHVAAGGNAPASIYAVLYFPE; this is encoded by the coding sequence ATGAGCAAAGAGCAACTCGGCAAGCGTATCAAACGATTCCGGGAAATGAATGAGATCAGTCTTGAAGAACTGGCTCAGCGCACGGGTTTGGAAATTGCGTTCCTCAAATCCCTGGAAGACGATTCCGTCTATCCGTCTCTTGGGCCTCTGCTCAAGGTTGCGCGTGGCCTTGGCGTGCGCATGGGCACTTTCCTCGATGACGAGTTGGGGCAGGACCCGCTCATTGTGCGTCTGGGGGAACGGGAAGAGGGCCTGAGCATGCTTGGCGGCAAGGGCTGTTCCGTGGACATGAAGTTCTATTCCCTGGGCAAGGGCAAGACCGATCGGCACATGGAGCCATTTTTTGTCGAGCTCATGCCCGCCGCCTGCGACGAGACAAAACTGTCCAGTCACGAAGGCGAGGAGTTTATCGTCGTACACGAAGGTTCCATCGAGATAACCTACGGAAAGGACGTGCTGACTCTCGGCAAGGGGGATTCCATATATCTCAATTCCATTGTTCCGCATCATGTGGCGGCTGGCGGGAATGCTCCGGCCTCCATCTATGCGGTGCTCTATTTTCCGGAATAG
- a CDS encoding AMP-binding protein, with product MDKPALREITLGQMLDEAIMQHPDNEAVIYVDRNFRMTYREFGELVDNLAKGLMAMGVQKGEKMAIWATNVPYWVAFQFATAKIGAVLLTVNTFYKTAELEYLLKQSECENLLLIDSFRDTDYVQTAYDLVPELKTQERGYLRSEKFPDLKRVFFLGQEKHRGMYSMPELLALSRVTSEEDYKARQASLDPHDVVNMQYTSGTTGFPKGVMLTHYNIGNNGFWIGENQKFTHQDRVCLPVPLFHCFGCVLGVLAAVSHAATLVILEGFNPLMVLAAVEEEKCTALYGVPTMFISVLEHRSFSRYDLSSLRTGIMAGSPCPVPVMEKVMDIMNMKEITICYGLTETSPVMTQTRVNDSIEQRTRTVGRAMPEVEVRVVDPETGEPVAAGVQGEVCCRGYNVMKGYYNNPDATAQAIDPDGWMHSGDLGTMDEDGYLSITGRLKDMIIRGGENVYPREIEEFLYRMEGIKDVQVVGVPSRKYGEEVGAFVILKEGFDYATEDIRDFCRGQISRYKIPKYVVFLDEYPMTASGKIQKFKLRDLAGQYFPEAMQ from the coding sequence ATGGACAAGCCTGCGTTGCGAGAAATTACCCTGGGGCAGATGCTTGATGAAGCCATCATGCAGCACCCTGACAACGAAGCCGTGATTTACGTGGACCGGAATTTTCGGATGACCTACCGGGAATTCGGGGAATTGGTCGACAATCTGGCCAAGGGCCTCATGGCCATGGGTGTGCAGAAAGGCGAGAAGATGGCCATCTGGGCCACCAACGTGCCGTACTGGGTCGCTTTTCAGTTCGCCACGGCCAAGATCGGGGCTGTCTTGCTGACGGTCAACACCTTCTACAAGACGGCCGAGCTGGAATATCTGCTCAAGCAGTCCGAGTGCGAGAACCTGCTTTTGATCGATTCTTTCAGGGATACGGACTACGTGCAAACCGCGTACGATCTGGTCCCGGAGCTCAAAACCCAGGAACGGGGCTATCTGCGCAGCGAAAAATTCCCGGATTTGAAGCGGGTGTTCTTTCTGGGGCAGGAGAAGCACCGAGGCATGTACTCCATGCCCGAGCTGCTGGCGCTGAGCCGTGTGACCTCCGAAGAGGATTACAAAGCCCGGCAGGCCTCCCTCGATCCCCACGACGTGGTCAACATGCAGTACACGTCGGGCACCACCGGATTTCCCAAGGGCGTCATGTTGACGCATTACAACATCGGCAACAACGGCTTCTGGATCGGTGAAAACCAGAAATTCACCCACCAGGATCGGGTCTGTCTGCCTGTTCCGCTCTTTCACTGCTTCGGCTGCGTGCTGGGCGTACTGGCTGCGGTCAGCCACGCGGCCACCCTTGTCATCCTCGAAGGGTTCAATCCGCTCATGGTTCTGGCCGCCGTCGAGGAAGAGAAGTGCACCGCCCTTTACGGCGTGCCCACCATGTTCATCAGCGTGCTCGAGCACCGCTCCTTTTCGCGCTACGATCTTTCCTCCCTGCGCACGGGGATCATGGCAGGTTCGCCCTGCCCCGTGCCGGTCATGGAAAAGGTCATGGATATCATGAATATGAAGGAAATCACGATCTGCTACGGCCTGACCGAGACCTCTCCGGTCATGACCCAGACCCGGGTCAACGATTCCATCGAGCAGCGCACGCGCACCGTGGGCCGGGCCATGCCCGAGGTCGAAGTGCGCGTCGTCGACCCCGAAACGGGCGAGCCTGTTGCCGCGGGCGTGCAGGGCGAAGTCTGTTGCCGGGGCTACAATGTCATGAAGGGCTACTACAACAACCCCGACGCCACGGCCCAAGCCATCGACCCCGACGGCTGGATGCATTCCGGAGACCTCGGCACCATGGACGAGGATGGCTATCTGAGCATCACCGGCCGCCTGAAGGACATGATCATTCGCGGTGGCGAGAACGTCTACCCGCGTGAGATCGAGGAATTCCTCTATCGCATGGAGGGCATCAAAGACGTGCAGGTCGTCGGCGTGCCCAGTCGCAAATACGGCGAGGAAGTGGGGGCGTTCGTCATCCTGAAGGAAGGCTTCGACTATGCCACCGAGGATATCCGAGACTTCTGCCGTGGCCAGATCTCGCGCTACAAGATCCCCAAGTACGTCGTATTCCTGGATGAATATCCCATGACGGCGAGCGGCAAGATCCAGAAGTTCAAGCTGCGCGACCTGGCCGGGCAGTATTTTCCGGAGGCCATGCAATAG
- a CDS encoding HAD family hydrolase: protein MTDDAGQPRRFDLRRIRGVVFDCDGVLFDSRDVNRHYYNHIRAALGLAPMSREDEEYSFMHTVDMAMARIIPEELLPDAARVQGRMTYDDFIDRMVPEPGLLELLVVLEKMGVRMAVNTNRKNSMEMVLERFDLTHFFHPVMTAAKVALPKPDPEGLRRIVETWGLPACEMSYLGDSSVDQETTDRAEVPFWAYRNRDLRAQLHVDSFHELRQWFETGFCEIID, encoded by the coding sequence ATGACTGATGATGCGGGCCAGCCCCGCCGTTTCGACCTGCGCCGGATTCGCGGCGTTGTGTTTGACTGTGACGGAGTGCTCTTCGATTCCCGGGATGTGAACCGTCATTATTACAACCACATCCGCGCCGCCCTGGGCCTTGCGCCCATGAGCCGGGAGGATGAGGAGTACTCGTTCATGCACACGGTGGACATGGCCATGGCCCGGATCATTCCGGAGGAACTGCTGCCCGACGCGGCGCGGGTCCAGGGGCGCATGACCTATGACGACTTCATCGACCGCATGGTGCCGGAGCCGGGGCTTCTTGAGTTGCTTGTCGTCCTCGAGAAGATGGGTGTGCGCATGGCCGTCAATACCAACCGGAAGAATTCCATGGAGATGGTGCTGGAGCGGTTCGATCTGACCCATTTCTTCCATCCCGTCATGACTGCGGCCAAGGTGGCCTTGCCCAAGCCTGATCCAGAGGGCCTGCGGCGCATTGTCGAAACCTGGGGTCTGCCAGCGTGCGAGATGTCCTATCTCGGCGATTCATCCGTGGATCAGGAAACCACGGATCGGGCCGAGGTCCCTTTCTGGGCCTACAGGAACCGGGATTTGAGGGCCCAACTGCATGTGGACAGTTTCCATGAACTGCGGCAATGGTTTGAGACGGGTTTTTGCGAGATAATCGATTAG
- a CDS encoding DUF465 domain-containing protein: MEQQDLELIAANLGHDEELKSLWEEHVGFEKILERYSGKAVLSPAEDLEVKEYKKKKLAGKTRIQTLLEKYKRQEG; this comes from the coding sequence ATGGAACAGCAAGACCTCGAACTGATTGCGGCGAATTTGGGTCACGACGAGGAACTCAAGAGTCTGTGGGAGGAACATGTGGGTTTTGAAAAAATTCTGGAACGCTACTCGGGCAAAGCCGTGCTTTCCCCTGCGGAAGATCTGGAAGTGAAGGAATACAAGAAGAAGAAGCTGGCCGGAAAGACCCGGATCCAGACTTTGCTTGAGAAATACAAACGTCAGGAGGGATAG
- the ilvB gene encoding acetolactate synthase, large subunit, biosynthetic type, whose amino-acid sequence MVLTGAQILMECLKREGVDLIFGFPGGAVIDIYDELPKHPIKHILVRHEQAAVHAADGFARASGKVGVCLVTSGPGATNTVTGIATAYMDSIPMVVITGQVPTHLIGNDAFQEADIVGITRPCTKHNYLVKNVADLATTIKQAFYIARTGRPGPVLIDLPKDVVNSKTKFSYPETISLRSYNPNVNPNRKQLRKAAELIAQCKQPVIYAGGGVISSNSAAELTQLAEKFHLPVTTTLMGLGAFPGDHPGWLGMLGMHGTYTANMAVNNCDLLISVGARFDDRVTGRINSFAARAKIIHIDVDPTSISKNVVVDVPIVADCKQGLAGLIEEAAKIGGVDWQAKHEAWNTSLTEMRASHPLSYAKNGGAIKPQWVVEKIHELSKGEAIIATEVGQNQMWAAQFYTYRKPRTLLTSGGLGTMGYGFPAAIGAQFAFPDKLVIDIAGDGSIQMNIQELATAVSYNVPVKIVILNNGYLGMVRQWQELFYKKNYCATCLHTNPDFVALAKAYGAEGFLVEKAEDLEATLKAAFEYPGPVIVDVRVEPEENVAPMVPAGAALSEMLLV is encoded by the coding sequence ATGGTCCTCACCGGTGCCCAGATTCTAATGGAGTGTTTGAAGCGGGAAGGGGTTGATCTCATTTTCGGATTTCCCGGGGGTGCGGTCATCGACATTTATGACGAGCTCCCCAAGCACCCGATCAAGCATATTCTGGTCCGTCACGAACAGGCCGCTGTTCACGCCGCCGACGGATTTGCAAGGGCATCGGGCAAGGTGGGCGTGTGCCTAGTCACCTCCGGACCTGGTGCGACCAACACCGTGACCGGAATCGCCACGGCCTACATGGATTCCATTCCCATGGTTGTGATCACGGGGCAGGTGCCCACGCACCTGATCGGCAACGACGCCTTTCAGGAAGCCGACATCGTGGGCATCACCCGCCCCTGCACCAAGCACAACTATCTGGTCAAGAATGTCGCCGACTTGGCCACGACCATCAAACAGGCATTTTATATTGCCAGAACAGGTCGGCCGGGTCCTGTCCTCATTGATCTGCCCAAGGATGTGGTCAACTCCAAGACCAAGTTTTCCTACCCCGAGACCATCAGCCTGCGCAGCTACAATCCCAACGTCAACCCGAACCGCAAACAGCTGCGCAAGGCCGCGGAGCTCATCGCCCAGTGCAAGCAGCCGGTGATCTATGCCGGCGGTGGAGTCATCTCCTCCAACAGCGCCGCGGAACTAACCCAGCTGGCCGAAAAATTTCACCTGCCGGTCACCACCACCCTTATGGGCCTCGGGGCCTTCCCGGGCGATCATCCCGGGTGGCTCGGTATGCTCGGCATGCACGGCACATACACGGCCAACATGGCCGTCAACAACTGTGACCTGCTCATCTCCGTTGGCGCACGTTTCGACGACCGCGTCACGGGCCGGATCAATTCTTTCGCCGCCCGGGCCAAGATCATCCACATCGACGTGGACCCCACCTCCATCAGCAAGAACGTGGTCGTGGATGTGCCCATCGTGGCAGACTGCAAGCAGGGTCTGGCCGGGCTCATCGAAGAGGCGGCAAAGATCGGGGGCGTGGACTGGCAGGCCAAGCACGAGGCCTGGAACACGTCCCTGACCGAGATGCGCGCTTCCCATCCGCTCAGCTACGCAAAGAATGGCGGGGCCATCAAGCCGCAGTGGGTGGTGGAGAAGATCCACGAACTCTCCAAGGGAGAGGCCATCATCGCCACCGAGGTCGGCCAAAATCAGATGTGGGCCGCACAGTTCTACACCTACCGCAAGCCGCGCACCCTTTTGACTTCCGGCGGGCTAGGAACCATGGGCTACGGTTTTCCGGCGGCCATCGGGGCCCAGTTCGCCTTTCCGGACAAGCTGGTGATCGATATCGCCGGAGACGGCTCCATCCAGATGAACATTCAGGAATTGGCCACGGCGGTAAGCTACAACGTGCCGGTCAAGATCGTCATCCTGAACAACGGATATCTGGGCATGGTCCGGCAGTGGCAGGAACTTTTCTACAAGAAGAATTATTGCGCCACCTGCCTGCACACCAACCCCGATTTCGTGGCCTTGGCCAAGGCGTACGGAGCGGAAGGCTTCCTGGTCGAGAAGGCCGAGGATCTGGAGGCGACGCTGAAAGCGGCCTTCGAATATCCGGGCCCGGTCATCGTCGATGTACGCGTCGAGCCTGAGGAAAACGTCGCGCCCATGGTCCCGGCAGGCGCGGCCCTGTCGGAAATGTTGCTGGTTTAG
- a CDS encoding acetolactate synthase small subunit, giving the protein MRHVLSILVENEPGVLSRVVGLFSGRGFNIESLNVGPTLETGVSHITICTSGDEQIIEQIMKQLHKLITVIKVVDLTHLQAVEREIVLMKVGAEDAKRAEVLRIADIFRCKVVDVSPDELTLEITGDQGKIKAVVALLQRFGVKEFIRAGTVAMRRSMQLAD; this is encoded by the coding sequence ATGAGACATGTCTTATCCATACTTGTCGAGAACGAACCAGGAGTCCTGTCCCGCGTGGTCGGTCTTTTCAGCGGACGGGGATTCAATATCGAATCCCTGAACGTGGGTCCGACCCTGGAGACGGGAGTTTCCCATATCACCATCTGCACCAGCGGTGACGAACAGATCATCGAGCAGATCATGAAGCAGCTGCACAAGCTCATCACCGTCATCAAGGTCGTCGACCTGACCCACCTGCAGGCGGTCGAACGGGAGATCGTGCTCATGAAGGTTGGCGCGGAAGACGCCAAGCGTGCGGAAGTGCTGCGCATAGCGGATATTTTCAGGTGCAAGGTGGTTGATGTCAGCCCCGACGAGCTGACCCTTGAGATCACCGGTGATCAGGGCAAGATAAAGGCCGTGGTGGCCCTGTTGCAGCGTTTCGGCGTCAAGGAGTTCATCCGCGCCGGAACCGTGGCCATGCGCCGTAGCATGCAGCTTGCCGACTGA
- a CDS encoding ketol-acid reductoisomerase — protein MKVYYDKDADLNILKDKVVAIIGYGSQGHAHAQNLRDSGVQVVIGQRPGGPNWQLAREHGFEPVSAAEAAKKADLIQILVQDQYQPKVYEEEILPNLAPGKTLVFGHGFNIHYNQIIPPKDVDVVMIAPKGPGHLVRREFEKGGGVPCLVAVYQDATGQALGKALAYAAGVGGTRSGVLETTFREETETDLFGEQAVLCGGVSELIRAGFETLTKAGYQPEIAFFECMHELKLIVDLLYEGGFKKMHHSISDTAEYGDYVTGPRVINDESRKAMQKVLEEIQDGTFARNWILENKANLPFFLARRRQSHEHQVEKVGDSLREMMAWLQK, from the coding sequence ATGAAAGTTTATTACGACAAGGATGCCGATCTGAATATACTCAAAGACAAGGTTGTGGCCATCATCGGGTATGGCAGCCAGGGTCACGCCCATGCGCAGAACCTGCGCGATTCCGGCGTGCAGGTTGTCATCGGCCAGCGTCCCGGCGGGCCCAACTGGCAGCTGGCGCGTGAGCACGGCTTCGAGCCTGTCAGCGCGGCCGAGGCAGCCAAGAAGGCCGACCTGATCCAGATACTGGTCCAGGATCAGTATCAGCCCAAGGTCTACGAAGAGGAAATCCTGCCGAACCTTGCTCCGGGCAAGACCCTGGTCTTTGGCCATGGTTTCAATATTCACTACAACCAGATCATCCCCCCCAAGGATGTGGACGTGGTCATGATCGCGCCCAAGGGTCCGGGCCATCTGGTGCGCCGCGAGTTCGAGAAGGGCGGCGGAGTTCCCTGCCTTGTGGCCGTGTATCAGGACGCTACGGGACAGGCCCTGGGCAAGGCCCTGGCCTATGCCGCCGGCGTAGGCGGAACCCGCTCCGGAGTGCTTGAAACCACTTTCCGCGAAGAGACCGAAACGGACCTCTTCGGTGAGCAGGCCGTGCTCTGCGGCGGCGTGAGCGAGCTCATTCGCGCCGGTTTCGAGACCCTGACCAAGGCTGGCTACCAGCCCGAAATCGCCTTCTTCGAGTGCATGCATGAATTGAAGCTCATCGTCGACCTGCTCTACGAGGGCGGGTTCAAGAAGATGCACCACTCCATCAGCGACACGGCCGAATACGGCGACTACGTGACCGGCCCCCGGGTCATCAACGATGAGTCCCGCAAGGCCATGCAGAAAGTGCTCGAAGAGATTCAGGACGGCACTTTCGCCCGCAACTGGATTCTGGAAAACAAGGCGAATCTGCCTTTCTTCCTGGCCAGAAGGCGTCAGAGCCATGAGCATCAGGTGGAGAAGGTTGGCGACAGCCTGCGTGAAATGATGGCTTGGCTACAGAAATAA
- a CDS encoding secretion system protein E: MDNPQSEEQLLSQAWNLFAKDDYAGVLNICRSGYSHGVRSYDMVRLMLDSLNKLGKVQEQAEVTLKILGENDYPPKVAAKLYFRAGLIYLHQDDHQEARSIFEKVRILDPDFPGIEQRIKALTPRPVTSSSSRYSYLLERNLITAEQLSAVLSMEGKDSDALLLKEYKIPKKDLGDSLARFYGTEFVPFFAGKEPPFELFEKRRLDPDFLKRYGWLPFSQEGNTITVLMTNPFDLGRLDEIRFIYGTSNVEAKVTLAGDIEQYIEHFYKQFSSGEDLAAAFDEDVESSDMVSAGEETEAELSDQDSEVVRMVNALLVEAWRKNVSDIHIEPNPQSRYCMFRFRLDGTCYEFRKVRLPLARPIVSRLKIMASLDIAERRLPQDGKIKIKLPDRNKVVEYRMATIPTLEGMEDVVLRVLASGKPLPLDKLGLLPQNKAAFEKLIYKPYGLILVVGPTGSGKTTTLHSAVSYINTPERKIWTAEDPVEITQEGLRQVQVHPKIGLTFASALRSFLRADPDVIMIGEMRDKETAHIGVESSLTGHLVLSTLHTNSAPETVTRLLDMDLDPFNFADSLLCVLAQRLVKTLCPNCKQAYTPEGTELEEMGLEFGQGWEIHAKEFLEGKRTLYRKVGCGQCVGGYKGRVGVHELMVNSSGIKNQIKHRKPTEEIRAQAVAEGMLTLKQDGMMKVLQGLTDMDQVRAASG; the protein is encoded by the coding sequence ATGGATAATCCGCAGAGTGAAGAACAACTTCTCTCCCAGGCCTGGAACCTGTTCGCCAAGGATGACTATGCCGGGGTCTTGAACATCTGTCGGAGCGGCTATTCCCATGGAGTGCGCAGCTACGACATGGTCAGGCTCATGCTCGACAGTCTGAACAAGCTCGGCAAGGTCCAGGAACAGGCCGAGGTCACCCTCAAGATACTGGGCGAAAACGATTATCCCCCCAAGGTCGCGGCCAAGCTCTATTTTCGTGCCGGGCTCATCTATCTGCATCAGGATGACCACCAGGAAGCGCGTTCCATTTTTGAGAAAGTGCGTATTCTCGATCCCGATTTTCCGGGTATCGAGCAGCGCATCAAGGCGTTGACTCCCCGTCCTGTCACGTCGAGCAGCAGTCGCTATTCATATCTTCTCGAAAGAAATCTCATCACCGCCGAACAGCTTTCCGCGGTCCTGTCCATGGAAGGCAAGGATTCGGATGCCTTGCTGCTCAAGGAATACAAGATCCCCAAGAAAGATCTGGGCGACAGCCTGGCCCGTTTTTACGGTACGGAGTTTGTTCCCTTCTTTGCAGGCAAGGAGCCGCCTTTCGAGCTTTTCGAGAAGCGTCGACTCGACCCGGATTTTCTCAAGCGGTATGGCTGGCTTCCCTTTTCACAGGAAGGAAACACCATCACCGTGCTCATGACCAACCCCTTCGACCTCGGACGCCTGGATGAGATCCGTTTCATCTACGGGACATCCAACGTCGAGGCCAAGGTTACGCTGGCCGGGGACATCGAGCAGTACATCGAGCACTTCTACAAGCAGTTCAGCTCGGGTGAGGATCTGGCCGCCGCTTTTGATGAGGACGTCGAGTCCTCAGACATGGTCTCTGCGGGCGAGGAGACCGAGGCCGAACTGAGCGATCAGGACAGCGAGGTCGTGCGCATGGTCAACGCCCTGTTGGTGGAGGCCTGGCGCAAGAACGTTTCCGATATCCACATCGAGCCCAACCCCCAGTCCCGCTACTGTATGTTCCGTTTCAGGCTGGACGGAACCTGCTACGAATTTCGCAAGGTCCGCCTGCCCCTGGCGCGCCCCATCGTCTCGCGTCTGAAGATCATGGCCAGTCTGGACATCGCCGAGCGCCGCCTGCCCCAGGACGGGAAGATCAAGATCAAGCTGCCAGATCGCAACAAGGTCGTGGAGTACCGCATGGCCACCATCCCGACGCTGGAGGGCATGGAGGACGTGGTACTGCGAGTGCTGGCCTCGGGCAAGCCGCTGCCGCTGGACAAGCTCGGACTGCTGCCGCAGAACAAGGCGGCCTTCGAGAAACTGATCTACAAACCCTACGGGCTCATCCTCGTGGTTGGCCCCACGGGTTCGGGCAAGACCACGACCCTGCATTCGGCGGTGAGCTACATAAACACCCCCGAACGCAAGATCTGGACCGCCGAGGATCCGGTGGAAATCACCCAGGAGGGGCTCAGACAGGTGCAGGTCCATCCCAAAATCGGCCTGACCTTTGCCTCGGCCCTGCGCTCGTTCCTGCGTGCCGACCCGGACGTGATCATGATCGGTGAAATGCGCGACAAGGAAACGGCGCATATAGGCGTCGAATCGTCCCTGACCGGTCACCTGGTCCTTTCCACCCTGCACACCAACTCCGCCCCCGAAACGGTGACCCGCCTGCTGGACATGGATCTTGATCCTTTCAACTTCGCGGACTCGCTGCTCTGTGTTCTGGCCCAGAGACTGGTCAAGACCCTGTGTCCGAACTGCAAACAGGCCTACACTCCGGAAGGAACGGAACTTGAAGAGATGGGCCTTGAGTTCGGACAGGGCTGGGAAATCCACGCCAAGGAATTTCTTGAAGGCAAAAGGACCCTGTATCGCAAGGTCGGTTGCGGGCAGTGCGTGGGCGGTTACAAGGGTCGTGTGGGCGTGCACGAACTCATGGTCAATTCCTCCGGCATCAAGAACCAGATCAAGCACCGCAAACCCACCGAGGAAATCCGGGCCCAGGCCGTGGCCGAAGGCATGCTGACCCTGAAGCAGGACGGCATGATGAAGGTCCTGCAGGGGTTGACGGATATGGACCAAGTCAGGGCCGCGAGCGGTTAG
- a CDS encoding deoxyribodipyrimidine photolyase, with protein MNSRRIHIVRDGPGTLGPVIYWMHRDFRAQDNWGLTHARLQALKIGQPVAVVFCLAPEFAGATATHFNFLLDGLTQTAHTLRQQNISFFALAGNPGLEVANFAHAHGAGLVVTDFDPLRVKLQWHRDLLLACGLPVHEVDSRNIVPARVVSDRREFMARTIRPKIKRLLLEFLDEFPLLPPHPHAWPGSFTAPDFTVPRPRLLHDAGRQRLLVEPGEKAGRSLLKDFLTNRLPFYESRNDPNQDVCSNLSAHLHFGMLSAQRAALEAQTCGLTGEHVDSFLDELIVRRELSDNFCLHTPNYDTEDGFPAWARESLHKHRNDPRPVIHSPEEFEAARTHDPLWNAAQTQMLRSGKMHGYLRMYWAKKILEWSPSPADALRTAILLNDRYSLDGRDSNGYTGIAWSIGGVHDRGWTERPIFGKIRFMNFAGARRKFDVDRFVRTWSAPKDDASI; from the coding sequence ATGAACTCTCGCCGCATACACATCGTCAGAGACGGCCCGGGAACCCTGGGCCCAGTGATTTACTGGATGCACCGGGACTTTCGCGCCCAGGACAACTGGGGGCTTACCCACGCCCGCTTGCAGGCGCTCAAGATCGGGCAACCCGTGGCCGTTGTCTTTTGCCTGGCTCCGGAATTTGCGGGGGCGACAGCGACGCATTTCAATTTTCTGCTCGATGGACTGACGCAAACGGCGCACACCCTCAGGCAGCAGAACATCAGCTTCTTCGCCCTGGCCGGAAATCCCGGACTGGAAGTCGCAAATTTCGCCCACGCGCACGGGGCCGGTCTGGTTGTCACGGACTTCGATCCTCTGCGCGTCAAGCTGCAATGGCACAGGGATCTGCTTTTGGCCTGCGGGCTGCCCGTGCACGAGGTCGACTCGCGCAACATCGTGCCCGCGCGGGTGGTTTCAGATCGGCGCGAGTTCATGGCCCGAACCATTCGCCCCAAAATAAAGCGTCTGCTGCTTGAATTCCTGGATGAATTCCCTCTTCTCCCCCCGCATCCACACGCGTGGCCGGGATCGTTTACGGCGCCGGATTTCACCGTCCCCCGGCCCCGGCTGCTGCATGACGCCGGGCGACAAAGGCTGCTTGTCGAACCCGGCGAAAAGGCCGGTCGCTCCCTGCTTAAGGATTTTCTGACAAACAGGCTCCCCTTCTACGAAAGCCGCAACGATCCCAACCAGGATGTCTGTTCCAACCTCTCCGCGCACCTGCATTTCGGCATGCTCTCCGCCCAACGCGCGGCACTTGAAGCGCAGACCTGCGGGCTCACCGGGGAGCATGTCGACTCCTTCCTCGACGAACTCATCGTCCGGCGCGAGCTTTCGGACAATTTCTGCCTGCATACACCGAACTACGACACCGAAGACGGCTTCCCCGCCTGGGCCAGGGAGAGTCTGCACAAACATCGCAACGACCCTCGCCCCGTCATCCATTCGCCGGAGGAATTCGAGGCGGCCAGGACCCATGACCCGCTCTGGAACGCAGCCCAGACCCAGATGCTGCGCAGCGGCAAGATGCACGGCTATCTGCGCATGTACTGGGCCAAGAAAATCCTGGAATGGTCACCCTCGCCGGCCGATGCCCTGCGCACTGCCATCCTCCTCAACGACCGCTACAGCCTCGATGGCCGGGACAGCAACGGCTACACGGGCATTGCCTGGTCCATCGGCGGAGTGCACGACCGTGGCTGGACCGAGCGCCCGATTTTCGGCAAGATCAGATTCATGAACTTTGCGGGCGCGCGCCGTAAATTCGATGTGGACCGATTCGTGAGGACTTGGAGCGCGCCCAAGGATGATGCATCAATCTGA
- a CDS encoding response regulator: MAQMTQPNSQSSDPGQSAAMQNILVIDDDKLMCLALAKILISAGYNVVQAADGEEGLKLYRSQDFDLVITDLIMPDKEGIQIIRELRKENSRIRIIAMSAGGRGGATDYLKWARLMGAKQCLSKPIKREDLLDAVQAVLALP, translated from the coding sequence ATGGCTCAAATGACGCAACCCAATTCCCAAAGCTCCGATCCCGGACAAAGTGCGGCCATGCAGAACATTCTTGTCATCGACGACGACAAGCTCATGTGTCTGGCCCTGGCCAAGATCCTGATTTCCGCCGGCTACAATGTAGTTCAGGCGGCAGACGGCGAGGAAGGGCTCAAATTGTACCGGTCTCAGGATTTCGATCTGGTCATCACCGACCTTATCATGCCGGACAAGGAAGGAATCCAGATCATCCGCGAACTGCGCAAGGAAAACAGCCGGATTCGCATTATCGCCATGTCCGCGGGGGGCAGGGGCGGTGCCACGGACTATTTGAAGTGGGCGCGTCTGATGGGTGCCAAACAGTGCCTGAGCAAACCCATCAAGCGTGAAGACCTGCTCGATGCCGTGCAGGCGGTGCTGGCCTTGCCCTGA